GTCGGAGGTCCAGACTCTTCTCCAAAGCCAGCTCCATTTCTGAGGATCCTCCAGCCTGCAGGTCTGTAccagaccagcacagaccacCTCAGACCAGCTCAGACCACCTCAGACCAGCTCAGACCAGCTCAGACCAACTCAGACCAGCtcagaccagcacagaccacctcagaccagcacagaccacctcagaccagcacagaccaaCTCAGACCATCATTTATTGtttggtcacacacacacacacacacacacacacacacacacacacacacacacacacacacacactctctcagtAGTTGaagttttctctgtttgttctctgtGGTTTTACTCATtcttccctgtgtgtgtgtgtgtgtgtgtgtgtgtcacagctcctcctcctgtgtgtgtgtgtgtgtgtgtgtgtgtcacagctcctcctcctcctcctcggtccTCCCTCAGCAGCAGAACTCGTCTCAGTCGAACTCGGATCAGTGGAGCAGGACGGACAGTAGACCCAGCCTGAAGTAAGTGAAGGGACGAGGGGATGGGTGGTTGCTGTGGTTACCGTGGTAACTGTGGTGATGTAGCTATGGTAACCGTGATGCTGCAGGTTAATGATAAACCTCAACCAGGTCGATCTTCATCAGCTGTTTATCTGACCCGaggtcgtctgtctgtctgtctgtctgtctgtctgtctgtctgtctgtctgtctgtctgtctgtctgtctgtctgtctNNNNNNNNNNNNNNNNNNNNNNNNNNNNNNNNNNNNNNNNNNNNNNNNNNNNNNNNNNNNNNNNNNNNNNNNNNNNNNNNNNNNNNNNNNNNNNNNNNNNNNNNNNNNNNNNNNNNNNNNNNNNNNNNNNNNNNNNNNNNNNNNNNNNNNNNNNNNNNNNNNNNNNNNNNNNNNNNNNNNNNNNNNNNNNNNNNNNNNNNNNNNNNNNNNNNNNNNNNNNNNNNNNNNNNNNNNNNNNNNNNNNNNNNNNNNNNNNNNNNNNNNNNNNNNNNNNNNNNNNNNNNNNNNNNNNNNNNNNNNNNNNNNNNNNNNNNNNNNNNNNNNNNNNNNNNNNNNNNNNNNNNNNNNNNNNNNNNNNNNNNNNNNNNNNNNNNNNNNNNNNNNNNNNNNNNNNNNNNNNNNNNNNNNNNNNNNNNNNNNNNNNNNNNNNNNNNNNNNNNNNNNNNNNNNNNNNNNNNNNNNNNNNNNNNNNNNNNNNNNNNNNNNNNNNNNNNNNNNNNNNNNNNNNNNNNNNNNNNNNNNNNNNNNNNNNNNNNNNNNNNNNNNNNNNNNNNNNNNNNNNNNNNNNNNNNNNNNNNNNNNNNNNNNNNNNNNNNNNNNNNNNNNNNNNNNNNNNNNNNNNNNNNNNNNNNNNNNNNNNNNNNNNNNNNNNNNNNNNNNNNNNNNNNNNNNNNNNNNNNNNNNNNNNNNNNNNNNNNNNNNNNNNNNNNNNNNNNNNNNNNNNNNNNNNNNNNNNNNNNNNNNNNNNNNNNNNNNNNNNNNNNNNNNNNNNNNNNNNNNNNNNNNNNNNNNNNNNNNNNNNNNNNNNNNNNNNNNNNNNNNNNNNNNNNNNNNNNNNNNNNNNNNNNNNNNNNNNNNNNNNNNNNNNNNNNNNNNNNNNNNNNNNNNNNNNNNNNNNNNNNNNNNNNNNNNNNNNNNNNNNNNNNNNNNNNNNNNNNNNNNNNNNNNNNNNNNNNNNNNNNNNNNNNNNNNNNNNNNNNNNNNNNNNNNNNNNNNNNNNNNNNNNNNNNNNNNNNNNNNNNNNNNNNNNNNNNNNNNNNNNNNNNNNNNNNNNNNNNNNNNNNNNNNNNNNNNNNNNNNNNNNNNNNNNNNNNNNNNNNNNNNNNNNNNNNNNNNNNNNNNNNNNNNNNNNNNNNNNNNNNNNNNNNNNNNNNNNNNNNNNNNNNNNNNNNNNNNNNNNNNNNNNNNNNNNNNNNNNNNNNNNNNNNNNNNNNNNNNNNNNNNNNNNNNNNNNNNNNNNNNNNNNNNNNNNNNNNNNNNNNNNNNNNNNNNNNNNNNNNNNNNNNNNNNNNNNNNNNNNNNNNNNNNNNNNNNNNNNNNNNNNNNNNNNNNNNNNNNNNNNNNNNNNNNagctctctgtgtgtgtgtgtgtgtgtgcgtgtgtgtgttcagctctgtgcgtgtgtgtgtgcgtgcgtgtgtgtgttcagctctgtgcgtgtgtgtgcgtgtgtgtgttcagctctgtgtgtgtgtgtgtgtgtgtgttcagctctgtgtgtgtgtgtgtgttcagctctgtgtgtgtgtctctgcagttcTGATGTAAATCTGGACAAACCGGTTCTGAGGAAGTTTGAGTAAGTNNNNNNNNNNtgtgtgtgtgttcagctctgtgtgtgtgtgtgtgtgtgtgttcagctctgtgtgtgtgtgtgtgttcagctctgtgtgtgtgtctctgcagttcTGATGTAAATCTGGACAAACCGGTTCTGAGGAAGTTTGAGTAAGTACTGAACAGCCCCACTGCATGCTGGGAGCTGAGCTCGGgttctgctgcttctgctgggcccgctgtgtgtgtgtgtgtgtgtgtgtgtgtgtgtgtgtgtgtgtgatgagcagCTTGCCTCAGTTACTTGGTCGTACCTGTCAGGTTCTGTTCACCTGTCCGTCCTCCTGACccagtgaaacctcttcagatgatccagcaTGTGGCGGCTCGTCTTCCTGTCTGACCTCCTGCTGCTTTGTTCCTGGATCCAGCTCTGGTCCTGGTCTGGGTCTATTGTTCTCCTGTGGTCCATCAGAACAATAGAAACTGCAGCAGAACTTTAAACTGTGAATTATGTGACGCTGCTGCAGCCACTAAACACAGGGCTGAGagctggaccagaaccaggacctgAACTGAaccttactgtgtgtgtgtgtgtgtgtgtgtgtgtgtgtgtgtgtgttgctggtggctctggttctggtcgtTTGGGTTTGCAGTGCAGAATAATCTCAGTGTTGGTTCATCTCACCTGTCAATCGATTGATGATTCAGTAATGATGTCATCTGTGAATTCGATGATGTCATCTGTGAATTCGATGATGTCATCGGTGTGGAGCTGCTGCATGGCGGCCATGTTGGCTCTGTCTCACCTGGCTTCCTGTCTGCAGAGACGCCTTCCTGCGCAGCCTGGCGGTCACGCAgtgggagaagaagaggaggagcaaACACCTGAGCCAGTCCAGGCTGTCCTCGTCTGATGATGTCATAACCCCgagcctgcagcctgcagaggagggcggcggcggcggcggctcgTCTGAAGGTGagtaaacaggaaacagatcagtacatggatggatggatcagaCACTGAAACGTTGGTTTTCTCTGCAGCCGCGGCGTCCAGCGACTCCAACGGACACGCAGACTCCTCCCACAATGACCCCGGTAAGTCTACCCACAATCCCCTGCTCCCTACCTGTGGAGCAGGAAgttcatgtttgtctgtctgcagctccgATGCAGCGTCAGTGCAGCACGCTGTCCAACGACAGGAAGTTCCTGCTCGATATGCTCTACTCCAAAACCTCCACCACGGCGCCGCTGAGCCCGACGGCTGCTGCGCCACCCGACACCACCGAAGAAGAAGGCAGCTTCCTGCCCGGTGAGCGAGTGCCGTGCAtctctgtgatgatgatgatgatgaagatgatgatgatggtgatgatgatggtggtgatgatgatgatgaatgtgatgatggtgatgatgatggtgatggtgatggtgatgatgatgaagatgatggtgatggtgaaggtgatgatgatgatggtgatgatgatgatgatgatgatgatgatggtgatgatgatggtgatgatgatggtggtgatgatgatgatgaatgtgatgaaggtgatgatgatgatgatggtgatgatgatgatggtgatgatgatgatgatggtgatgatgatgaagatgatgatgatggtgatgatgatggtgatgaagatgatgaagatgatggtgttggtgatgatggtgatgatgatctgacttcctgtttcctcctcaggtGGAGATCTGGGTGGTCGTGGTCGGGTGTTGGAGTGTCTGTCGAGCTTCCGAGCGCGCTCAGTCGAGGCTTCCTGTCCCAGTGAGAGCAGCACCTCCCGCAGGGCGGAGCTGGAGGGGCTGGAAGGCTCCGCCCAGGCGGCGCTGGCCAGGCTGGCTGAAGAACAACAGGTCagaacacactgctgctgcactgtgatTGGACAGTCAGTCTTTGGGGGAGGGGtttatttaatgtgttctgTTTGCATCGTCAGAACCGGAGCGTCCGGCAGCAGAACAGCATCGACGTGGAGAGCCACGCCCGGCACTTGGAGACGACCCAGATGACGCCGCTCGGTCTGGGCGGGCCCGCCGACGCCTGGGAGCAGCTGCAGCCAAGCGCTGCCGCGCTGCGCATCAAAGACCTCGACTTCTCCGACCTGCTGGACGAGGAGGACATCGATGTCCTCGACATGGACACTTTCGACTCCTCCAGCCGGGCCGCCGCCTGCTTCTCCGgcatccctcctcctccgcctcctcccccgGGCATGgcaggtcctcctcctcctccacctcctccccctccaccagGAGGTGTGgcccctcccccacctcctccccctccaccaggagctcctcctccaccatcgTCCAatcagaagcagaagaaaaagacgGTGAAGCTGTTCTGGAAGGAGCTGAAGCAGGCGGACGGGCCGCAGAAGTGTCGCTTTGGTCGGGGGACAGTGTGGGCATCACTGGACAAGGTGGCGGTGGACACGTCCCGCCTCGAACACCTGTTTGAGTCCAAAGCCAAAGAGCTGCCCATCGCCAAGGTAACCAGGCCTGATTCAAACAGTTTGTATTTGATGTTTTATCGTCAGTCGTCATTAATATTCATCCTTAATGAGACGTCTGCGTGCAGAAAGGACCCGAGACGAAGAAGACTGAGATTCTGGTTCTGGACCCGAAGAGGAGCAATGCTATCAACATTGGAATGACCGTCCTGCCGGCGGTCCATGTCATCAAGACTGCAATCCTAAACTTTGACGAGTTCGCCATCAGCAAGGAGGGCATCGAGGTACCACCCACTTCCTGTCAGCAGAGGGTGCTGTCTGATGTTTATCTTTGATCACATGATTTAACAGCTGACTGTCCTCTGTCCCGAGCAGAAGATCCTGACCATGACCCCAACAGACGAGGAGAAGCAGAAGATCCAGGAGGCTCAGCTGGCCAATCCTGACGTTCCTCTGGGCACGGCGGAGCAGTTCCTGTTCAGCCTGGCCTCCATCAGTGCCCTGACCCCCCGCCTGCAGCTCTGGGCCTTCAAACTCAACTACGAGGCCCTGGAGAAGGTAACTCACATTTACAGAGTCCCCTGAAGTACACACAGTGTACAGGTATACGAGAACACCTTAGAGGTCACCTCATGTCAGGTACGTCTGTCTGCAAGAACGTTTACCCACAGAAACATGGACAGGTTCTCACCGTGACCTTACAGGTGACCTTACAGGTGACTCTATAGGTGAACTTACAGGTGACCATGTGATCTTACAGATGACTTTACAGATGACTTTACAGGTCACTTTACAGatgactttacaggtgacctTACAGGTGACTCTATAGGTGAACTTACAGGTGACCACGTGATCTTACAGatgactttacaggtgaccttacaggtgaccttacaggtgatcttacagatgactttacaggtgaccttacaggtgaccttacaggtgactttacaggtgactttacaggtgaccttacaggtgaccttacaggtgactttacaggtgactttacaggtgaccACGTGATCTTACAGATGATTTTACAGATGACCTTACAGGTGACTCTATAGGTGAACTTACAGGTGACCACGTGATCTTACAGatgactttacaggtgaccttacaggtgaccttacaggtgaccttacaggtgactttacaggtgactttacaggtgactttacaggtgaccATGTGATCTTACAGATGATTTTACAGATGATTTTACAGGTGACCTTACAGGTGACCTTACAGATGACTTTACAAGTGACCTTACAGGTGACCTTACAGGTGACCTTACAGatgactttacaggtgaccttacaggtgactttacaggtgaccACGTGATCTTACAGATGAttttacaggtgactttacaggtgaccttacaggtgaccttacaggtgaccttacagatgactttacaggtgaccttacaggtgactttacaggtgacctGGTGACCTTAGAGGTGATCTTACAGGTAACCAGGTGACCTTAGAGGTTATCTTACAGGTGACCAGGTGATCTTACAGGTGATCTTACAGGTGACCAGGTGatcttacaggtgactttacaggtgactttacaggtgatcttacaggtgactttaaaGGTGATCTTACAGGTGACCTTTtaggtgactttacaggtgactttacaggtgatcttacaggtgaccaggtgactttacaggtgactttacaggtgatctTACAGGTGACCAGGGGACTTTACAGGTGatcttacaggtgactttaaaGGTGATCTTACAGGTGACCAGGGGACTTTACAGGTGatgttacaggtgactttacaggtgaccttacaggtgaccttacaggtgactttacagatgactttacaggtgaccttacaggtgaccttacaggtgactttacaggtgactttacaggtgaccACGTGATCTTACAGATGATTTTACAGATGACCTTACAGGTGACTCTATAGGTGAACTTACAGGTGACCACGTGATCTTACAGatgactttacaggtgaccttacaggtgaccttacaggtgactttacaggtgactttacaggtgactttacaggtgaccATGTGATCTTACAGATGATTTTACAGATGATTTTACAGGTGACCTTACAGGTGACCTTACAGGTGACCTTACAGATGACTTTACAAGTGACCTTACAGGTGACCTTACAGGTGACCTTACAGatgactttacaggtgaccttacaggtgactttacaggtgaccACGTGATCTTACAGATGAttttacaggtgactttacaaGTGACCTTACAGGTGACCTTACAGGTGACCTTACAGatgactttacaggtgaccttacaggtgactttacaggtgaccACGTGATCTTACAGATGAttttacaggtgactttacaggtgaccttacaggtgaccttacaggtgaccttacagatgactttacaggtgaccttacaggtgactttacaggtgacctGGTGACCTTAGAGGTGATCTTACAGGTAACCAGGTGACCTTAGAGGTTATCTTACAGGTGACCAGGTGatcttacaggtgactttacaggtgactttacaggtgatcttacaggtgactttacaggtgactttacaggtgatcttacaggtgactttacaggtgactttacaggtgatcttacaggtgactttacaggtgactttacaggtgatcttacaggtgactttacaggtgactttacaggtgatcttacaggtgactttacaggtgactttacaggtgatcttacaggtgactttacaggtgactttacaggtgatcttacaggtgactttacaggtgactttacaggtgatcttacaggtgactttacaggtgattttacaggtgatcttacaggtgactttacaggtgactttacaggtgatcttacaggtgactttacaggtgactttacaggtgatcttacaggtgactttacaggtgactttacaggtgatcttacaggtgactttacaggtgactttacaggtgatcttacaggtgactttacaggtgactttacaggtgatcttacaggtgactttacaggtgactttacaggtgatcttacaggtgactttacaggtgattttacaggtgaccttacaggtgactttacaggtgatcttacaggtgactttacaggtgactttacaggtgatcttacaggtgactttacaggtgactttacaggtgatcttacaggtgactttacaggtgactttacaggtgatcttacaggtgactttacaggtgactttacaggtgatcttacaggtgactttacaggtgactttacaggtgatcttacaggtgactttacaggtgactttacaggtgatcttacaggtgactttacaggtgactttacaggtgaccaggtgatcttacaggtgactttacaggtgactttacaggtgatcttacaggtgactttacaggtgactttacaggtgaaTTTACAGGTGACTTAACAGGTGATCTTACAGATGACCAGGTGatcttacaggtgactttacaggtgatcttacaggtgatcttacaggtgactttacaggtgactgTACAGGTGACCAGGTGatcttacaggtgactttacaggtgactttacaggtgatcttacaggtgactttaaaGGTGATCTTACAGGTGACCTTTtaggtgactttacaggtgactttacaggtgatcttacaggtgaccaggtgactttacaggtgactttacaggtgatctTACAGGTGACCAGGGGACTTTACAGGTGatcttacaggtgactttaaaGGTGATCTTACAGGTGACCTTTtaggtgactttacaggtgactttacaggtgactttacaggtgacctTACAGGTGACCTTACAGGTGACCAGGGGACTTTACAGGTGATCTTACAGGTGACCTTTtaggtgactttacaggtgatgTTCCTCAGCAGCATGCtcagactgtgactgtgtcGCCCCCTGCAGGAGATTGCAGAGCCGCTGTTTGACCTGAAGCTGGGCATGGAGCAGCTGGCGTCCAATCAGACCTTCAGGAGGATACTTGCAACGCTGCTCGCCATCGGGAACTTCCTGAACAGCTCTAACGTGAGAACCCAAACACTCGTCTGCActtcacctgtcctcacctgatGAAGGTTACACACAGTTTGTAGAGAGCTCAGGTCAAAACATTTAATCCTGAATGAAGTCAGAGCAGCTGAGAGTTCACCGAGTTCACACAGACGTGTTTCTACAAACAGATTACTGTTaatccatctgtgtgtgtgtttgtgtgtgtgcatgtgcaggcTAAAGGCTTCGAGCTGGGTTACCTGGagaaggtggtggaggtgaaggaCACGGTTCACCGTCAGTCTCTCCTTCATCACACCTGCAACCTGGTGGTGGAAAAATACCCAGAATGCTCGGACGTGTACTCAGAGATTCCCGCCATCACTCGCTCTGCCAAAGTAAAACTCTGTTCTGTTCCCTGTTTCCCACCAAAATAAAGGTCCTGTTTCCCAGAGTGCACTGCTATAACAAGGTGAGCCCTCACCTTTCTTTCAGGTGGACTTTGAGCTGCTGTCGGAGAACCTGGTCCAGCTGGAGAGACGCTGCAAAGCATCATGGGACAACCTGAAGGTGGTCGCCAAACATGAAACCAAGGCGGTCCTGAAGAACAAGATGACAGACTTCCTGAAGGACTGCACGCAGAGGATCGTGATCCTGAAGGTGGTCCACAGGAGGGTCATCAACAGGTCAGAACATTCAGAGAATGTTCAGACAACATCCAGGGAAcataattcaaatcaaattaatcagattttatttgtacagcccaaagtcacaaagtccattttcctctgaggctttacaatctgtacagggagtgacaccctctgtccttagaccctcggttccagtgaggaaaaacttgcccacaaaaacctttaacagggaaaaaaggtggaagaaacctcaggaagagccacagaggagggatccctctcccaggacggacagacgtgcaatagatgtcacgtgtacaggacaaatcaacacaaacatattgtacaattacaatgactgataaaatgacaatgaattacaatgactgataaaatgacaatgaattaaaatgaatgataaaatgacaatgaattacaatgaatgataaaatgactgttttgtaGGTAtggtatatgtatgtgtatctttgtatgtttgtatatgtatgtgtatatgttgtGTCTTTGTATTGTTACTTGTATGGTGTATTGTATTGgattgtatgtatatgtatgtatgtgtactTGGATGTGGATAGTATTTGTCTGTCTTGGATTTTTCCCCACCTTCCCTCGTCTGCCCCTGAATACTGCTCATGCTATGGTGCTCCCAtcgtatgtgtatatgtattgtATCCTGTATGTATCGTGTTATGTATGCTATGTGTGTTCTGTCCTGTCTCCTATGTATCTGTTGCTTCTGTCGTCTCCTGTACCTGTATGTTCTCGTTGTTGTATTGTATATGTCTTcttgtcctgtctgtgtctgtctgtgtctgtctgttttcctccttcctcctctctgctctttgtctctttcgTCTCCCTGTATGTCCTGTGCTCTGTATCGcgctgtcctctgtctgtccctgccCCTTGTCTGTATCTGTCCTCggctgtctgctgtctgtctgtgtctctgtctgtgtctctgtctgtgtctgtatctgtctgtctatgctgtatatgtgtattgtctgtgtcttgtctggtctgtctgtgtctgttgtctACTGTCTCTGTTAtgcctctgtgtctgttgtctCTGTACCTGCTGTTCTGTGTTatagtactgtatgtgtgttctaTGTCTGGTATATGTCTGttgctgtatgtatgtgtctgtatgtatgtgttgtctgtcctgtgtctgtttgtgtattgtattgtctgtatgttgtatgtatctgtatgttatgttatgcgTATATGTCACTTTTCAACCTGTCTGTTATGCAGttgtatgtttctgtatttctgtatgttGGTTCTGTATTGTTTTGCCCGTATGTGTTATGTCTGTGtcatgtatgtgtctgtgtatgtatccTGTATGTATGTAGTTGTATGTattgtgtatctgtctgtgtcatctgtctgtatgtgtcctGT
The Larimichthys crocea isolate SSNF chromosome VIII, L_crocea_2.0, whole genome shotgun sequence genome window above contains:
- the fhod1 gene encoding FH1/FH2 domain-containing protein 3 isoform X1, coding for METIIHKHMNNKGTEPDLRAQFTSYETALRYEDGEIDSSLPVRKERRKMAAGDQEGRKSRRVSSQNLPDLLSSSAGSSPSTSPTPPTFLSPSTANKPLSPAISSASSPSPTAGLGSRASSPLTSDLGSPASSPSGSQRGSPVPTLTAANGTTTTELETKTPTSPSRSFLSHHMSSLGLSRRSRLFSKASSISEDPPACSSSSSSSVLPQQQNSSQSNSDQWSRTDSRPSLNSDVNLDKPVLRKFEDAFLRSLAVTQWEKKRRSKHLSQSRLSSSDDVITPSLQPAEEGGGGGGSSEAAASSDSNGHADSSHNDPAPMQRQCSTLSNDRKFLLDMLYSKTSTTAPLSPTAAAPPDTTEEEGSFLPGGDLGGRGRVLECLSSFRARSVEASCPSESSTSRRAELEGLEGSAQAALARLAEEQQNRSVRQQNSIDVESHARHLETTQMTPLGLGGPADAWEQLQPSAAALRIKDLDFSDLLDEEDIDVLDMDTFDSSSRAAACFSGIPPPPPPPPGMAGPPPPPPPPPPPGGVAPPPPPPPPPGAPPPPSSNQKQKKKTVKLFWKELKQADGPQKCRFGRGTVWASLDKVAVDTSRLEHLFESKAKELPIAKKGPETKKTEILVLDPKRSNAINIGMTVLPAVHVIKTAILNFDEFAISKEGIEKILTMTPTDEEKQKIQEAQLANPDVPLGTAEQFLFSLASISALTPRLQLWAFKLNYEALEKEIAEPLFDLKLGMEQLASNQTFRRILATLLAIGNFLNSSNAKGFELGYLEKVVEVKDTVHRQSLLHHTCNLVVEKYPECSDVYSEIPAITRSAKVDFELLSENLVQLERRCKASWDNLKVVAKHETKAVLKNKMTDFLKDCTQRIVILKVVHRRVINRFHSFLLFLGQPSSSVRDIKVTSFCRIISEFALEYRTTRERVLTQKRKRAAHRERTKTRGKMITETEKFSGAVPQDSPSPVSMAAGVEPAQEEEHENMKNLLISTSSSLTDPRGLRRSRAVRSLGRVSPSMMSVAKEDGMSPQDDATDEIMDRLVKSVTQNPSDQPASPKTRKRSRLNRKSLRRTLKSGLSVDVVQALGLNKSGDKV
- the fhod1 gene encoding FH1/FH2 domain-containing protein 3 isoform X2 is translated as METIIHKHMNNKGTEPDLRAQFTSYETALRYEDGEIDSSLPVRKERRKMAAGDQEGRKSRRVSSQNLPDLLSSSAGSSPSTSPTPPTFLSPSTANKPLSPAISSASSPSPTAGLGSRASSPLTSDLGSPASSPSGSQRGSPVPTLTAANGTTTTELETKTPTSPSRSFLSHHMSSLGLSRRSRLFSKASSISEDPPACSSSSSSSVLPQQQNSSQSNSDQWSRTDSRPSLKDAFLRSLAVTQWEKKRRSKHLSQSRLSSSDDVITPSLQPAEEGGGGGGSSEAAASSDSNGHADSSHNDPAPMQRQCSTLSNDRKFLLDMLYSKTSTTAPLSPTAAAPPDTTEEEGSFLPGGDLGGRGRVLECLSSFRARSVEASCPSESSTSRRAELEGLEGSAQAALARLAEEQQNRSVRQQNSIDVESHARHLETTQMTPLGLGGPADAWEQLQPSAAALRIKDLDFSDLLDEEDIDVLDMDTFDSSSRAAACFSGIPPPPPPPPGMAGPPPPPPPPPPPGGVAPPPPPPPPPGAPPPPSSNQKQKKKTVKLFWKELKQADGPQKCRFGRGTVWASLDKVAVDTSRLEHLFESKAKELPIAKKGPETKKTEILVLDPKRSNAINIGMTVLPAVHVIKTAILNFDEFAISKEGIEKILTMTPTDEEKQKIQEAQLANPDVPLGTAEQFLFSLASISALTPRLQLWAFKLNYEALEKEIAEPLFDLKLGMEQLASNQTFRRILATLLAIGNFLNSSNAKGFELGYLEKVVEVKDTVHRQSLLHHTCNLVVEKYPECSDVYSEIPAITRSAKVDFELLSENLVQLERRCKASWDNLKVVAKHETKAVLKNKMTDFLKDCTQRIVILKVVHRRVINRFHSFLLFLGQPSSSVRDIKVTSFCRIISEFALEYRTTRERVLTQKRKRAAHRERTKTRGKMITETEKFSGAVPQDSPSPVSMAAGVEPAQEEEHENMKNLLISTSSSLTDPRGLRRSRAVRSLGRVSPSMMSVAKEDGMSPQDDATDEIMDRLVKSVTQNPSDQPASPKTRKRSRLNRKSLRRTLKSGLSVDVVQALGLNKSGDKV
- the fhod1 gene encoding FH1/FH2 domain-containing protein 3 isoform X3, giving the protein METIIHKHMNNKGTEPDLRAQFTSYETALRYEDGEIDSSLPVRKERRKMAAGDQEGRKSRRVSSQNLPDLLSSSAGSSPSTSPTPPTFLSPSTANKPLSPAISSASSPSPTAGLGSRASSPLTSDLGSPASSPSGSQRGSPVPTLTAANGTTTTELETKTPTSPSSSSSSVLPQQQNSSQSNSDQWSRTDSRPSLNSDVNLDKPVLRKFEDAFLRSLAVTQWEKKRRSKHLSQSRLSSSDDVITPSLQPAEEGGGGGGSSEAAASSDSNGHADSSHNDPAPMQRQCSTLSNDRKFLLDMLYSKTSTTAPLSPTAAAPPDTTEEEGSFLPGGDLGGRGRVLECLSSFRARSVEASCPSESSTSRRAELEGLEGSAQAALARLAEEQQNRSVRQQNSIDVESHARHLETTQMTPLGLGGPADAWEQLQPSAAALRIKDLDFSDLLDEEDIDVLDMDTFDSSSRAAACFSGIPPPPPPPPGMAGPPPPPPPPPPPGGVAPPPPPPPPPGAPPPPSSNQKQKKKTVKLFWKELKQADGPQKCRFGRGTVWASLDKVAVDTSRLEHLFESKAKELPIAKKGPETKKTEILVLDPKRSNAINIGMTVLPAVHVIKTAILNFDEFAISKEGIEKILTMTPTDEEKQKIQEAQLANPDVPLGTAEQFLFSLASISALTPRLQLWAFKLNYEALEKEIAEPLFDLKLGMEQLASNQTFRRILATLLAIGNFLNSSNAKGFELGYLEKVVEVKDTVHRQSLLHHTCNLVVEKYPECSDVYSEIPAITRSAKVDFELLSENLVQLERRCKASWDNLKVVAKHETKAVLKNKMTDFLKDCTQRIVILKVVHRRVINRFHSFLLFLGQPSSSVRDIKVTSFCRIISEFALEYRTTRERVLTQKRKRAAHRERTKTRGKMITETEKFSGAVPQDSPSPVSMAAGVEPAQEEEHENMKNLLISTSSSLTDPRGLRRSRAVRSLGRVSPSMMSVAKEDGMSPQDDATDEIMDRLVKSVTQNPSDQPASPKTRKRSRLNRKSLRRTLKSGLSVDVVQALGLNKSGDKV
- the fhod1 gene encoding FH1/FH2 domain-containing protein 3 isoform X4, coding for METIIHKHMNNKGTEPDLRAQFTSYETALRYEDGEIDSSLPVRKERRKMAAGDQEGRKSRRVSSQNLPDLLSSSAGSSPSTSPTPPTFLSPSTANKPLSPAISSASSPSPTAGLGSRASSPLTSDLGSPASSPSGSQRGSPVPTLTAANGTTTTELETKTPTSPSSSSSSVLPQQQNSSQSNSDQWSRTDSRPSLKDAFLRSLAVTQWEKKRRSKHLSQSRLSSSDDVITPSLQPAEEGGGGGGSSEAAASSDSNGHADSSHNDPAPMQRQCSTLSNDRKFLLDMLYSKTSTTAPLSPTAAAPPDTTEEEGSFLPGGDLGGRGRVLECLSSFRARSVEASCPSESSTSRRAELEGLEGSAQAALARLAEEQQNRSVRQQNSIDVESHARHLETTQMTPLGLGGPADAWEQLQPSAAALRIKDLDFSDLLDEEDIDVLDMDTFDSSSRAAACFSGIPPPPPPPPGMAGPPPPPPPPPPPGGVAPPPPPPPPPGAPPPPSSNQKQKKKTVKLFWKELKQADGPQKCRFGRGTVWASLDKVAVDTSRLEHLFESKAKELPIAKKGPETKKTEILVLDPKRSNAINIGMTVLPAVHVIKTAILNFDEFAISKEGIEKILTMTPTDEEKQKIQEAQLANPDVPLGTAEQFLFSLASISALTPRLQLWAFKLNYEALEKEIAEPLFDLKLGMEQLASNQTFRRILATLLAIGNFLNSSNAKGFELGYLEKVVEVKDTVHRQSLLHHTCNLVVEKYPECSDVYSEIPAITRSAKVDFELLSENLVQLERRCKASWDNLKVVAKHETKAVLKNKMTDFLKDCTQRIVILKVVHRRVINRFHSFLLFLGQPSSSVRDIKVTSFCRIISEFALEYRTTRERVLTQKRKRAAHRERTKTRGKMITETEKFSGAVPQDSPSPVSMAAGVEPAQEEEHENMKNLLISTSSSLTDPRGLRRSRAVRSLGRVSPSMMSVAKEDGMSPQDDATDEIMDRLVKSVTQNPSDQPASPKTRKRSRLNRKSLRRTLKSGLSVDVVQALGLNKSGDKV